One Microcaecilia unicolor chromosome 8, aMicUni1.1, whole genome shotgun sequence DNA window includes the following coding sequences:
- the NCOA6 gene encoding nuclear receptor coactivator 6 isoform X2 has product MKDLEADLDTGMEDTDLQPDSDSTIFVAFKGNIKDKDFTLKLHVILENVPCLLHMESEKLKLQKVEPWNSVRVTFSIPREAAERLRILAQNNNQQLRDLGILSVQIEGEGAINLNLTQNRNQDVRMNGPTGGNNAVRLETGFPMQATPGLIRMNNPIAVMMSHNGNVTSSMMTSGTNADLPPRAPRPASQSDAVEPLLSGIAVQQQGHPSGSLTAQLHPKQSVSTTRPMNLAGFQQLQHQQPQLQPRLPQQHQQLPQGVRPSFATPAQVPVPPGWNQLSSGALQPPPAQGTMGTLTSNQGWKKTPLPGPMQQQQFQARPSLATVQTPSHPPPPYPFGSQQATQAHANFPQMSSAGQFTAPQLKTLQGGPARVPTPLQQPHLTNKSPASSPSFQQGSSPASSPTVNQPQQQMGPRPSQANALSQGFQQPVSSPGRNPVAQQGNMPPNFMVMQQQNQGPQTLHSNLGGMPKRLPPGFAAGQSNQNYMQGQVSSAPGTPVNAGAPQLQTNHNLQHPGQAGGPSQNQMHGPPNMMQTSLMGLHGNMSSQQAGTGGVPQVNMSSMQGQPQQGPQSQLMGIHQQIVSSQGQMVNIQAQGGLSSQNQLILSRGQLMPQGQMMITPQNQNLGPAQQRMTPPKQMIPQQGQQMMTQHNQMIGPQGQVMLQQNPMLEQMMASQMQGNKQTFSIQTQPNVMAGQAQMMRGPTPNMQGSMVQFTGQMMAQQGTVNSSPQGMGIQGQVLRPAGPGPHLQQQHNDTSTVSNNDVNLTQMLPDVSMQQGNMVPSHIQTVQGNNTPGNHFSGHGLPFSTPFSGAPNGNQISCGQNPGFPVNKDVTLTSPLLVNLLQSDISTGHFGVNSKQGNQNATKPKKKKPPRKKKNQQVEEQLNAPDSRPPGLEETDQQQLLGEQGINLDSTGSKLSDFTSRPSGYPSQAVEQRPLQQIPPQLIQHGQQQQTLATQVQSQQQQQQMMMRLMIQQQQQQQDPKSVRLPVSQGLHAQRGTLNPDTQRMPMQQSGNMSVMVGLQGPGSVPPSPDKQRMSLSINPPLGNNGRKMVYQDNLQNSSSSPPGDGASMSSLAEGNAGEGPSVSGVPSNMTPHLVISQNQLMMPGPKPGPSPQGASPQQQQTNSLTGSHSHHFPNVGTPSQTSRPKTPNRASPRPYYPQTPNNRPPSTEPSEISLSPERLNASIAGLFPPQINIPLPPRPSLNRGFDQQGLNPTTLKAIGQAPSNLTINNPSGFSASQTNKLDTVAVSSGKQPNSGGTKRASPSNSRRSSPGSNRKTTPSPGRQNSKAAKLALAAQQNSLLLQNMELRRNILVGSTPLQTPASGSFPNTTMSGHISSVPVPIMSGGHEDNKEDPSVPQDSEGQISQAVQGGVEQATIELKGIPSQEMKMLFSDDQQKKNATKLPTIEEGKSLMSPAMREAPTSLSQLLDHSGAPNVTIKPSGLNLDAPTVVPPAEELKMMDPIPSLSDPSSGKELSNPLNLPSHGTEACATQVRQELGELNSTHSQNVPAVIQRPVSSASISTPLPPNQITVFVTSNPITSSPNTSAPLPSHLQPTLVSTVVSMPNVSNKVMVSEGQSAVQSSARPQFITPVFINSSIIQVMKGSQSSTIPTAPVTSNPSIMPQPVTVVGSLHIPPNIKFSSGPSPSSTSSSSISGIPTSRSLVINSLAAPIQPPSYPSVASVNASQHPHLQQAKEFTPDEVNFQANNILPEECSSVISHSTPLPSPPHSSSPGSSSNRQSPISSAKGKGKLDKIGQILLTKACKKVTNSPEKGEDQCAFDLETEGKVLEISTPENLGTGQVSLEIDNKPSTTLAPSLSKLGSFGAVLLSDSTPNAAATVAASASTSVSSNSPLLNVLSAATPVNSDLLSLTPSITSSHSSLAAEQSIVSPAEDKIGVYPEQLKNQELEMNDTLGSGQCSEMKEAPEKSKTPSRRNWRTEESAVPQEMAENGQRKRSSRPSSASSTAKEMGASPTQSKRRKSK; this is encoded by the exons ATGAAAGACTTGGAGGCGGATTTAGACACTGGAATGGAAGATACTGACCTGCAACCAGACTCAGATTCTACCATCTTCGTTGCATTCAAAGGAAACATCAAAGATAAAGACTTTACATTAAAATTGCACGTAATATTGGAGAATGTACCCTGCCTTTTACACATGG AATCTGAAAAGCTAAAGCTGCAGAAGGTGGAACCTTGGAACAGTGTGCGGGTTACTTTCAGTATACCCCGGGAGGCTGCGGAGCGACTGCGTATTTTGGCCCAAAACAACAACCAGCAACTTCGAGATCTTGGAATTCTCTCAGTTCAAATTGAAG GTGAAGGGGCTATTAATTTAAATTTGACTCAGAACCGAAACCAAGATGTCAGAATGAATGGACCTACAGGAGGAAACAATGCAGTTAGACTAGAGACAGGGTTTCCTATGCAGGCGACACCAG GCCTTATTCGCATGAACAATCCTATTGCTGTTATGATGTCGCATAATGGGAACGTAACATCTTCCATGATGACAAGTGGAACAAATGCAGATCTACCACCAAGGGCACCAAGGCCAGCCTCACAGTCAG ATGCAGTAGAACCACTTCTGTCTGGTATTGCAGTCCAGCAGCAAGGTCATCCGTCTGGGTCATTAACAGCTCAGCTCCATCCCAAGCAGTCAGTTTCTACTACCAGACCAATGAACTTGGCCGGCTTCCAGCAACTTCAGCATCAGCAGCCACAGCTGCAGCCCCGACTACCCCAGCAACATCAACAGCTGCCTCAGGGAGTTCGACCTTCATTTGCTACCCCAGCTCAGGTTCCAGTTCCTCCAGGTTGGAACCAGCTGTCTTCAGGAGCACTTCAGCCTCCACCTGCTCAAGGAACAATGGGAACATTAACATCAAACCAAGGGTGGAAAAAAACGCCATTACCTGGACCAATGCAGCAGCAACAATTTCAGGCAAGGCCGTCGTTGGCAACTGTGCAAACTCCCTCCCACCCGCCACCTCCCTATCCATTTGGAAGCCAGCAGGCCACTCAGGCTCACGCAAACTTCCCTCAAATGAGCAGTGCAGGTCAGTTCACTGCTCCCCAGCTGAAGACACTTCAGGGAGGGCCAGCTAGGGTCCCCACACCTCTTCAACAGCCCCATCTGACCAACAAGTCTCCTGCCTCCTCTCCTTCTTTCCAGCAAGGATCATCTCCTGCATCATCTCCAACAGTTAATCAACCACAGCAGCAGATGGGGCCAAGACCATCCCAGGCTAATGCGCTTTCCCAGGGATTTCAACAACCTGTCAGTTCACCTGGTAGGAATCCTGTGGCACAGCAGGGAAATATGCCCCCAAACTTCAtggtgatgcagcagcaaaaccaggggccacaAACTTTGCATTCCAATCTTGGAG GGATGCCTAAACGCCTTCCACCTGGATTCGCTGCAGGTCAGTCTAATCAGAACTATATGCAAGGCCAGGTATCTTCAGCTCCAGGAACACCAGTGAATGCAGGAGCCCCTCAGCTACAGACAAACCATAATCTGCAGCACCCAG GTCAAGCAGGAGGCCCTTCTCAGAATCAGATGCACGGTCCACCCAACATGATGCAGACCAGTCTTATGGGGCTTCATGGAAACATGAGCAGTCAGCAGGCTGGTACTGGCGGAGTTCCCCAGGTGAACATGAGCAGTATGCAGGGGCAGCCTCAACAAGGACCACAGTCCCAGCTCATGGGAATACACCAGCAAATTGTTTCATCTCAAGGGCAGATGGTGAACATTCAGGCGCAGGGAGGCCTGTCTTCTCAAAATCAACTGATACTTTCTCGTGGCCAACTCATGCCACAAGGCCAGATGATGATCACACCTCAAAACCAAAACCTTGGACCTGCACAGCAAAGGATGACCCCGCCGAAGCAGATGATTCCTCAACAGGGTCAGCAAATGATGACACAGCATAATCAAATGATTGGACCTCAAGGGCAGGTCATGTTGCAGCAGAACCCAATGCTAGAGCAAATGATGGCCAGTCAAATGCAAGGGAATAAACAGACGTTTAGTATTCAGACACAGCCCAATGTCATGGCAGGCCAAGCTCAGATGATGAGGGGACCAACTCCAAATATGCAAGGAAGCATGGTACAGTTCACCGGACAGATGATGGCACAGCAGGGCACTGTGAACAGTAGCCCTCAAGGAATGGGAATTCAGGGGCAGGTTCTGAGGCCAGCAGGTCCTGGCCCACACTTACAGCAGCAACATAATGATACTTCTACTGTGTCAAACAATGATGTAAACCTTACACAGATGCTGCCAGATGTGTCCATGCAACAAGGAAATATGGTGCCATCGCATATACAGACAGTGCAAGGAAATAATACCCCTGGGAATCAtttttctggacatggattgccCTTTAGTACCCCTTTCAGTGGAGCGCCCAATGGCAACCAGATCTCCTGTGGTCAAAATCCTGGGTTCCCTGTAAATAAAGACGTCACTCTAACCAGTCCACTTCTGGTTAACTTGCTGCAAAGTGACATATCCACAGGACACTTTGGTGTGAACAGTAAGCAAGGCAATCAGAATGCCACAAAACCCAAGAAGAAGAAACCTCCGAGGAAGAAGAAAAATCAGCAAGTAGAAGAGCAGCTTAA TGCTCCAGATTCCCGTCCCCCTGGCCTAGAGGAGACGGATCAACAGCAACTGTTAGGGGAGCAAGGAATAAACTTGGACAGCACGGGTTCTAAACTTTCTGATTTCACAAGCAGGCCATCAG GGTATCCATCTCAAGCTGTTGAACAGAGGCCTTTGCAGCAGATTCCTCCTCAGCTTATTCAGCACGGACAGCAACAGCAAACTCTAGCTACGCAGGTCCAGtcccagcagcaacaacaacagatGATGATGAGGCTGATGatacagcaacagcagcagcagcaagatcccaaatcagTAAGACTTCCTGTGTCGCAAGGTCTTCACGCGCAGAGAGGCACTCTGAATCCTGACACGCAAAGAATGCCCATGCAGCAGAGTGGCAACATGTCAGTTATGGTCGGCTTACAAGGGCCTGGTTCAGTACCTCCATCTCCTGATAAACAAAGAATGTCTTTGTCAATCAATCCTCCCTTGGGAAATAACGGAAGAAAAATGGTTTACCAAGACAATTTACAGAATTCTTCCAGTTCACCCCCAGGAGATGGCGCTTCCATGTCTTCTCTTGCAGAAGGAAATGCTGGCGAAGGCCCTTCAGTTTCAGGAGTTCCAAGTAACATGACACCTCACTTAGTTATTTCACAAAATCAATTAATGATGCCTGGGCCAAAGCCTGGGCCTTCTCCACAGGGTGCGAGCCCACAGCAACAACAAACTAATTCTTTGACTGGCTCTCACAGTCATCATTTCCCAAATGTTGGTACCCCATCGCAGACATCAAGACCAAAAACACCAAACAGGGCAAGTCCAAGGCCATACTATCCTCAGACTCCAAACAATCGTCCACCTAGTACGGAGCCTTCAGAGATAAGTCTCTCACCAGAGAGACTCAATGCATCTATTGCAGGCCTCTTTCCTCCTCAGATAAATATTCCTTTGCCTCCAAGACCAAGCCTTAATCGAGGGTTTGATCAACAGGGTCTCAATCCAACTACTTTGAAAGCCATCGGGCAGGCCCCGTCAAACCTCACAATCAACAATCCATCAGGCTTTTCTGCTTCTCAGACAAACAAACTAGACACAGTAGCAGTCAGTTCAGGAAAGCAACCAAACTCTGGAGGAACTAAGCGTGCAAGCCCAAGCAACAGCAGAAGGTCCAGTCCTGGGTCTAATCGAAAAACAACTCCAAGCCCTGGCAGGCAAAATTCAAAAGCAGCTAAATTGGCACTGGCAGCTCAACAGAATTCACTGCTCTTGCAAAACATGGAATTACGAAGAAATATTTTAGTTGGATCTACTCCTTTGCAAACACCTGCATCTGGGAGTTTTCCAAATACAACAATGAGTGGGCATATTTCTTCTGTCCCTGTACCTATTATGAGTGGTGGTCATGAGGATAACAAGGAGGACCCTAGTGTACCACAAGACAGTGAAGGTCAGATTTCCCAAGCTGTTCAAGGAGGTGTGGAACAGGCTACCATTGAATTGAAAGGTATTCCTAGCCAGGAAATGAAAATGCTGTTCTCTGATGATCAACAGAAGAAAAATGCCACCAAACTTCCCACCATAGAGGAAGGTAAAAGTCTGATGTCTCCAGCTATGAGAGAAGCACCAACGTCTTTAAGTCAATTGCTTGATCATTCTGGTGCTCCTAATGTGACTATTAAACCCTCTGGCCTTAATCTTGACGCACCCACAGTGGTACCCCCAGCTGAGGAACTGAAAATGATGGACCCCATTCCTTCACTCTCAGACCCATCCTCTGGAAAGGAACTCTCCAACCCTTTAAATCTGCCTTCTCACGGTACGGAAGCCTGTGCGACTCAAGTGCGACAAGAACTAGGAGAGCTAAATTCCACACATTCGCAGAATGTCCCTGCTGTAATTCAAAGGCCGGTTAGTTCCGCCTCAATTTCTACTCCTTTACCACCAAACCAGATAACAGTTTTTGTCACATCCAACCCCATTACGTCTTCTCCTAACACTTCTGCACCTTTGCCATCTCATTTACAGCCTACATTGGTTTCTACAGTGGTGTCAATGCCAAATGTATCTAATAAGGTGATGGTTTCTGAAGGGCAGTCGGCAGTTCAGTCTAGTGCTCGACCTCAGTTCATTACACCAGTTTTCATCAATTCTTCGATAATCCAGGTGATGAAAGGATCACAATCAAGTACAATACCTACAGCCCCAGTTACATCTAACCCCAGTATAATGCCTCAGCCTGTGACAGTAGTTGGTTCTTTGCATATACCACCGAATATTAAGTTCTCATCAGGGCCTTCTCCTTCTAGCACTTCATCTAGTAGTATCTCTGGTATACCTACAAGTAGGTCATTGGTGATTAATTCCCTAGCAGCTCCCATTCAACCACCTTCTTACCCATCTGTAGCTTCTGTAAATGCTTCCCAACACCCCCATCTTCAGCAAGCCAAAGAATTCACCCCAGACGAGGTAAACTTTCAAGCTAATAATATATTACCTGAAGAATGCTCCTCAGTAATTTCCCACTCTACACCTTTGCCATCACCTCCCCACTCAAGTAGCCCAGGATCCTCCAGCAACAGACAAAGTCCAATTTCTTCTGCAAAGGGAAAAGGTAAACTGGACAAGATTGGTCAGATTTTGCTAACCAAGGCATGCAAGAAGGTTACAAACTCTCCTGAAAAAGGAGAAGACCAGTGTGCATTTGATTTAGAAACTGAAGGCAAAGTGCTGGAAATCTCCACTCCAGAGAACCTGGGAACCGGACAAGTTTCTCTGGAAATAGATAATAAACCTTCAACTACCCTGGCACCCAGCCTTTCAAAACTGGGCAGTTTCGGAGCGGTTCTTTTGAGTGATAGCACTCCAAATGCAGCTGCTACAGTGGCAGCCTCTGCTTCTACCAGTGTATCAAGCAATTCTCCGCTCTTAAATGTACTTTCAGCAGCCACACCAGTCAACTCCGACCTGCTGTCCTTAACTCCAAGTATTACAAGTAGCCATAGTAGCTTAGCAGCTGAACAGAGTATTGTCAGCCCAGCAGAAGATAAAATAGGAGTCTACCCAGAGCAGCTGAAGAATCAAG AACTTGAGATGAATGACACTTTGGGCAGTGGTCAATG